One window from the genome of bacterium encodes:
- a CDS encoding DUF1573 domain-containing protein has protein sequence MKEASPSFQAQVDEYLVRHRSVLDVLTKLQESAARVNRAIAKAVTTCGCISVAASKQQFPADVGLSEIRRYVQSHLDGRLCERCTEAVESEIGSELFYIAALCNLLDLDLEAIRKKEHSRIKTLGIFNLK, from the coding sequence ATGAAAGAAGCGAGCCCGTCGTTTCAGGCGCAGGTCGACGAGTATCTGGTGCGCCACCGAAGCGTTCTTGATGTGCTGACGAAGCTCCAGGAATCCGCCGCTCGTGTCAACCGCGCGATCGCCAAGGCCGTGACGACCTGCGGCTGCATCTCCGTCGCGGCGAGCAAGCAGCAGTTCCCGGCCGATGTCGGACTCTCCGAAATCCGCCGGTACGTGCAGAGCCACCTCGACGGCCGGCTGTGCGAGCGCTGCACGGAGGCCGTGGAGAGCGAAATCGGGTCGGAGCTATTCTATATCGCGGCGCTGTGCAACCTGCTCGACCTCGACCTCGAGGCGATCCGCAAGAAGGAGCACAGCCGCATCAAGACCCTCGGCATCTTCAACCTGAAGTGA
- the ispD gene encoding 2-C-methyl-D-erythritol 4-phosphate cytidylyltransferase gives MNPFSVDGAAAVAAAVVPAAGRGERFGGGGPKALVPLRGRPLVEYALAALEAASTIETIVVAAPPDALEPVAAAARRAAGRKLAGVVPGGSDRQASVALALEALPAGPSIVVVHDGARPLVPVRLIDAVAAAAARDGAAAAAVPVDETMRRGDETWLRATVDRAGLFRMQTPQAFERTLLETAHRDAECAGFRGTDDAALVERLGRPVRLVPGAPTNLKVTVPDDLALAEALLRRDEPAPAVPRIGLGFDAHRFVPGRALVLGGVTIPSPRGLDGHSDADVVVHAVMDALLGAAGRGDIGTLFPPTDPAYRGADSMRLLGRVRELLAEHGWRAGHVDVVVMAEAPRLAPHADAMRRGLAAALGTDPSRISIKATTLEGMGAIGREEGIAAQAVASLEPVAPRSVTP, from the coding sequence GTGAACCCGTTTTCGGTAGACGGCGCCGCAGCCGTGGCCGCGGCGGTAGTGCCCGCGGCCGGCCGGGGAGAGCGGTTTGGCGGGGGCGGACCGAAGGCCCTCGTTCCGCTGCGCGGGCGTCCGCTGGTCGAGTACGCGCTCGCGGCGCTGGAAGCCGCGTCGACGATTGAGACCATCGTCGTGGCGGCGCCGCCCGACGCCCTCGAGCCGGTGGCCGCCGCCGCCCGCCGCGCGGCGGGCCGGAAGCTCGCCGGCGTGGTGCCGGGAGGATCGGACAGACAGGCGTCGGTGGCCCTCGCGCTGGAGGCGCTCCCGGCCGGTCCCTCGATCGTGGTGGTTCACGACGGGGCGCGCCCGCTCGTTCCGGTTCGGCTGATCGACGCGGTGGCGGCCGCGGCCGCCCGGGACGGCGCGGCCGCGGCCGCCGTGCCGGTCGACGAAACGATGCGGCGCGGCGACGAGACGTGGCTGCGGGCGACGGTGGATCGCGCCGGGCTCTTCCGGATGCAGACGCCGCAGGCCTTCGAACGGACGCTGCTCGAGACCGCCCACCGCGACGCGGAGTGCGCGGGCTTCCGCGGCACCGACGACGCGGCGCTGGTCGAGCGGTTGGGACGGCCGGTGCGGCTCGTGCCGGGCGCGCCGACCAACCTGAAGGTGACGGTGCCGGACGATCTGGCCCTCGCGGAGGCGTTGCTGCGGCGGGACGAACCCGCACCGGCCGTCCCGCGGATCGGCCTCGGCTTCGACGCCCACCGCTTCGTGCCGGGCCGGGCGCTCGTCCTGGGCGGCGTGACTATTCCCTCGCCGCGGGGCCTCGACGGACACTCGGATGCCGACGTCGTCGTCCACGCGGTCATGGACGCGCTGCTCGGCGCGGCCGGCCGGGGCGATATCGGTACCCTCTTTCCGCCGACCGATCCGGCGTACCGCGGGGCCGACAGCATGCGGCTTCTCGGCCGCGTCCGGGAGCTGCTCGCCGAGCACGGCTGGCGGGCCGGGCACGTGGACGTGGTGGTGATGGCCGAGGCGCCGCGTCTTGCGCCTCACGCCGACGCGATGCGCCGGGGCTTGGCGGCGGCGCTCGGCACGGACCCGTCACGGATCAGCATCAAGGCCACGACGCTCGAGGGGATGGGCGCAATCGGTCGCGAGGAGGGCATCGCGGCGCAGGCGGTCGCGAGCCTCGAGCCCGTTGCTCCGCGGTCCGTGACGCCATGA
- the cysS gene encoding cysteine--tRNA ligase, whose protein sequence is MRSASALKVYSTLTRRKEPLETVHPGEVRMYVCGPNVYGPSHVGHAMSYVVFDVMRRYLAYRGYRVRYIQNFTDIEDRIIETAAVEGTTTETLAERYIARFLAEMDALGVQHADGYPRATQVIPKMIEIIRVLASRGLAYAAGGDVFFRVTAFPGYGKLSRRSLDEMMAGARVDVDARKEHPMDFVLWKAAKPGEPAWDSPWGRGRPGWHIECTAMSMEYLGPQLDIHGGGQDLVFPHHENEIAQSEGYTGLPFVRYWTHHGLLRLTGGPEKMTRHLGGIITIHEALDRYHADTLRVFILSSHYRSPLTWTDEALAAAAAGAERLRTARENAEDLLAADAAAGPDAPEVTAVLGALAEAGPAARMAFETAMDDDFGTPAALAALFDLATAINRVTDAAVRRRARLSSDAARTVRETLGTLRELSGLLGLRLVTALTPAQTAALAELARRLSEEYPDLFKPEERPDAGAPAEAGSALVAYIARGRVEARRRKDWTTADRVRSELSPLGVLLEDTPSGFKWRVR, encoded by the coding sequence ATGAGGAGCGCCTCCGCGCTCAAGGTGTACAGTACCCTCACGCGGCGCAAGGAGCCGTTGGAGACCGTGCACCCGGGCGAGGTCCGGATGTACGTCTGCGGCCCGAACGTGTACGGTCCTTCGCATGTCGGACACGCGATGTCGTACGTGGTGTTCGACGTGATGCGCCGCTACCTCGCGTACCGCGGCTACCGGGTCCGCTACATCCAGAACTTCACGGATATCGAGGACCGGATTATCGAAACCGCGGCGGTCGAGGGCACCACGACCGAAACACTCGCCGAGCGGTACATCGCACGGTTCCTCGCCGAAATGGACGCTCTCGGGGTGCAGCACGCCGACGGATATCCGCGCGCGACGCAGGTCATCCCCAAGATGATCGAGATCATCCGGGTCCTCGCGTCCCGCGGCCTGGCCTATGCCGCGGGCGGCGATGTGTTCTTCCGGGTCACGGCCTTTCCGGGGTACGGCAAGCTCTCGAGGCGCTCGCTCGACGAGATGATGGCCGGAGCCCGCGTCGACGTGGACGCCCGCAAAGAACATCCGATGGACTTCGTGTTGTGGAAGGCTGCGAAGCCGGGCGAGCCCGCGTGGGACAGCCCGTGGGGCCGCGGCCGTCCCGGCTGGCATATCGAATGCACCGCGATGTCGATGGAATACCTCGGGCCCCAACTCGATATCCACGGCGGAGGCCAGGACCTCGTGTTCCCTCACCACGAGAACGAGATCGCGCAGTCCGAGGGTTACACGGGCTTGCCGTTCGTCCGTTACTGGACGCACCACGGCTTGCTGCGTCTCACGGGCGGGCCGGAGAAGATGACGCGGCACCTCGGCGGAATCATCACGATTCACGAAGCGCTGGACCGCTACCACGCGGACACGCTCCGGGTGTTTATTCTATCGTCGCACTACCGCAGCCCGCTCACCTGGACAGACGAGGCGCTGGCCGCCGCGGCCGCGGGCGCGGAGCGGCTGCGCACGGCCCGCGAGAACGCGGAGGATCTGCTCGCGGCGGACGCCGCGGCGGGTCCGGATGCGCCCGAGGTGACGGCGGTGCTCGGCGCGCTGGCGGAGGCGGGTCCCGCGGCGCGGATGGCCTTCGAGACCGCGATGGACGACGATTTCGGCACGCCCGCGGCGCTGGCGGCGCTCTTCGATCTCGCCACGGCGATCAACCGGGTCACGGATGCGGCCGTGCGGCGGCGTGCGCGTCTGTCCTCCGACGCCGCCCGTACGGTGCGGGAGACGCTCGGCACGCTGCGGGAGCTGTCGGGGCTGCTCGGGCTGCGGCTCGTCACCGCCCTCACCCCGGCGCAGACCGCCGCGCTGGCGGAGCTCGCGCGGCGCCTGTCCGAGGAATATCCGGATCTGTTCAAGCCGGAGGAGCGCCCCGACGCCGGAGCGCCGGCGGAGGCCGGTTCCGCCTTGGTCGCCTACATCGCGCGCGGGAGAGTCGAAGCGCGC